In a genomic window of Gadus macrocephalus chromosome 9, ASM3116895v1:
- the cav1 gene encoding caveolin-1 isoform X1, with amino-acid sequence MTGGLKDRETDEDFLSPFIRKQGNIYKPNNKEMENDSLNGKTMEDVHTKEIDLVNRDPKRINDDVVRVDFEDVIAEPPGTYSFDGVWKASFTTFTVTKYWCYRLLTALVGLPLALIWGIFFAILSFLHIWAVVPCVKSFLIEIHCVSRVYSICVHTFFDPLFEAMGKCCSSIRVSSIKEV; translated from the exons ATGACAGGCGGACtgaaggacagagagacggacgag GACTTTCTATCACCGTTCATCCGAAAGCAAGGGAACATATACAAACCCAACAATAAAGAGATGGAAAACGACAGTTTGAACGGGAAGACGATGGAGGACGTCCACACGAAAGAGATCGACCTGGTGAACCGGGACCCGAAGCGCATCAACGACGACGTTGTCAGG gtggACTTCGAGGACGTGATCGCTGAGCCCCCCGGGACCTACAGCTTCGACGGCGTGTGGAAGGCCAGCTTCACCACCTTCACCGTCACCAAGTACTGGTGCTACCGCCTGCTCACCGCGCTGGTCGGCCTCCCGCTGGCCCTGATCTGGGGCATCTTCTTCGCCATCCTGTCCTTCCTGCACATCTGGGCGGTGGTGCCGTGCGTGAAGAGCTTCCTGATCGAGATCCACTGTGTGAGCCGCGTGTACTCCATCTGCGTGCACACCTTCTTTGACCCCCTGTTCGAGGCCATGGGCAAGTGCTGCAGCAGCATCCGCGTCAGCAGCATCAAGGAGGTCTAG
- the cav1 gene encoding caveolin-1 isoform X2 gives MLRAAIPCEDFLSPFIRKQGNIYKPNNKEMENDSLNGKTMEDVHTKEIDLVNRDPKRINDDVVRVDFEDVIAEPPGTYSFDGVWKASFTTFTVTKYWCYRLLTALVGLPLALIWGIFFAILSFLHIWAVVPCVKSFLIEIHCVSRVYSICVHTFFDPLFEAMGKCCSSIRVSSIKEV, from the exons ATGCTCCGCGCAGCGATCCCGTGTGAG GACTTTCTATCACCGTTCATCCGAAAGCAAGGGAACATATACAAACCCAACAATAAAGAGATGGAAAACGACAGTTTGAACGGGAAGACGATGGAGGACGTCCACACGAAAGAGATCGACCTGGTGAACCGGGACCCGAAGCGCATCAACGACGACGTTGTCAGG gtggACTTCGAGGACGTGATCGCTGAGCCCCCCGGGACCTACAGCTTCGACGGCGTGTGGAAGGCCAGCTTCACCACCTTCACCGTCACCAAGTACTGGTGCTACCGCCTGCTCACCGCGCTGGTCGGCCTCCCGCTGGCCCTGATCTGGGGCATCTTCTTCGCCATCCTGTCCTTCCTGCACATCTGGGCGGTGGTGCCGTGCGTGAAGAGCTTCCTGATCGAGATCCACTGTGTGAGCCGCGTGTACTCCATCTGCGTGCACACCTTCTTTGACCCCCTGTTCGAGGCCATGGGCAAGTGCTGCAGCAGCATCCGCGTCAGCAGCATCAAGGAGGTCTAG
- the cav2 gene encoding caveolin-2: MGVEKERSDTSIMMDEDEFNRSIEPMLSKKGKIYVEEPDRDPNDINAHLKVGFDDVIAEPRSTQSFDRVWIGSHAVFELAKYVFYRVLSTLLAIPMAFLLGLVFGVISCIHIWVAMPLIQSFLMVLPSARVVWRSLMDMFVSPLCNSMGKSLSSVHVETTYN; the protein is encoded by the exons TAATGATGGACGAAGACGAGTTCAACAGGTCGATAGAGCCAATGCTATCCAAGAAAGGGAAGATCTACGTGGAGGAGCCGGACCGAGATCCAAACGACATAAACGCGCACTTGAAG GTTGGCTTTGACGATGTGATCGCAGAGCCGCGCTCCACGCAGAGCTTCGACCGGGTCTGGATAGGAAGCCACGCTGTGTTCGAGCTCGCCAAATACGTCTTCTACCGCGTACTGAGCACCCTGCTGGCTATCCCCATGGCCTTCCTGCTGGGACTCGTCTTCGGGGTCATCAGCTGTATTCACATATG GGTCGCCATGCCGCTGATCCAGAGCTTCCTCATGGTGCTGCCGTCCGCCCGGGTGGTGTGGAGGAGTCTGATGGACATGTTTGTGTCTCCACTCTGCAACAGCATGGGCAAGAGCCTGTCCTCAGTGCACGTTGAGACAACATAtaactga